From the Diachasmimorpha longicaudata isolate KC_UGA_2023 chromosome 15, iyDiaLong2, whole genome shotgun sequence genome, the window ATCTCCAACTGCCCCAAGCATTTTGCCGTTCGTTTCATTCCCGTGAGCGAACAGCTATTACGTGTCTTCGTCTTACCTGTCAGTACCGCTCGTACTCCCCCTGTATTTCTCTGTCTCACTTCCACTCTTTGTGTCTGTTGCACTCGAAAATCCTCTCCTACAGCAATCGTGAGTGGCTTTCTCTCTCGGTTGGTGTCTGGTCTCTTTTTCTCCCATCAACTGCTGGCATTGGGTGGCCTTTATCGCACCCCCGTCGAGTCATTCGCCTTCTCCCTGTCGCACTCTCATTCCGTACCCTGTTATTCCCTCTACACTGCCACAGTTTCATTCGCATCCAAGGCTTTGCCGAAAGCACCTCCTGGGAGTCTCGAGTGTCTTGTATACAGATACATATCCGTGAATTCCCTACACATTTACGGAGctctcttcatttttcttcgCTTACCTGTTTGGTTTCGTCGTTGGGTGGAAATATACTGGCGCCCGGAATTATGGGGACGTGGGGACTCTCGTGTGATCATTTCCTCGTTTATGATTGctgagataaaaataataaaaataatattctaatCGGTGGATGTTCGTTATTGTTGAAGGTTCAAGGGAATTTATAATTTCGTTGAGTTCCATCTtctggaaattaaaaattctgtcttTAATGAGGAGAAGTCAATTACCAGGATTCAATGAACTCGATAAATACATCAAATCCTCCACAACTCCTCCAACATTTACACGTCTGCTATAAATATTAGTTTTGATGGAAGACTGGTAAAAAAGCAAGGATCTATAAAGCTGTTATTAATAGGAGGGGTAGAATCGGAGTGGGTAGCCACTGTGAATGTTTGCCCTCGGCACGAGACTCTCACCGGGTACCGTGTATAGGACAGTTCATTGTGGGCTTTGTGGGTATgttgagagacagagacagccgGGGATAAACCCAAGTGGAAGAGGAAAAGCTGCAgcaaaaggggttgatacctaGGGTGCATGACTATCAGGGTGGTAAGGGGGCGAGGGGGGATGGGGGGTAGATACAAAGCCAGTGGGAGAAGACGAGAGCTGTGTGCAAAGGGAGAGAATTGTACGGTTCTATCCTATCCATctacggtatttttttttcctattcacCATTGTGATTGTGCATACATCGAGATTCATCCATAATTTAATGGTTAGATGTCCAATATTATGAAATAATTCCTCAATTGCGAGGAAGTTTTCTCGCTCCAGCTGTTCACGATTCTAGGAACTACTGTTTCAcgagttatgaaaaaaaagtttaaccgtcttattcaatatttttgactCGTCCGCTGATACAATCTCAACTTTTCAGATGTCGTGTGAAATACGTGGGAAAGCAGATTGCACAGCTTGTGCGGAGAATTGCTGAGAAAAGTA encodes:
- the LOC135169721 gene encoding uncharacterized protein LOC135169721; protein product: MFSSNTNIEQSQVQPFPAIINEEMITRESPRPHNSGRQYISTQRRNQTDTRDSQEVLSAKPWMRMKLWQCRGNNRVRNESATGRRRMTRRGCDKGHPMPAVDGRKRDQTPTERESHSRLL